A window of Thermosynechococcus sp. NK55a contains these coding sequences:
- a CDS encoding MBL fold metallo-hydrolase, which yields MPMFNPLTIRFWGVRGSVPCPGSHTVRYGGNTPCVEIQANGQRIILDGGTGLRVLGEHLMGQQPVTAHLFFTHTHWDHIQGFPFFQPAFVPGNQFHIYAVPGKNGQGIERRLNDQMLHPNFPVPLQIMGGDLRFYDLEAGERVYLDGGVVVSNEALNHPGGGVGYRVSWQGIHVAYITDTEHLPDRLHPGAFALADRADVMIYDATYTDEEYYHPQQSKVGWGHSTWQEAVKLAQAAQVKQLILFHHDPSHDDDCLDRIGELARAQFPQTLLAREGLIISVYPNVIHFPATPQAS from the coding sequence ATGCCCATGTTTAACCCACTTACCATTCGGTTTTGGGGTGTGCGCGGCAGTGTTCCCTGTCCCGGTTCCCACACTGTCCGCTATGGTGGTAACACCCCCTGCGTGGAAATTCAAGCCAATGGTCAACGGATCATCCTTGACGGCGGTACAGGTTTGCGGGTTCTTGGGGAGCACCTAATGGGTCAACAGCCAGTGACGGCACACTTATTCTTTACCCATACCCACTGGGATCATATTCAGGGGTTTCCCTTCTTTCAACCCGCTTTTGTACCGGGAAATCAGTTCCATATCTACGCAGTGCCGGGGAAAAATGGTCAGGGCATTGAACGACGACTGAATGATCAAATGCTGCACCCCAACTTTCCCGTTCCGTTGCAAATTATGGGGGGAGATTTACGTTTTTATGACTTGGAGGCGGGCGAGCGGGTGTACCTAGACGGCGGTGTAGTGGTGAGTAATGAGGCTCTGAATCATCCGGGCGGGGGGGTGGGCTACCGTGTCAGTTGGCAGGGCATTCATGTGGCCTATATTACAGACACGGAGCATTTGCCGGATAGGTTACATCCAGGGGCGTTTGCCTTGGCGGATCGCGCGGATGTGATGATTTACGATGCCACTTATACCGATGAAGAATACTATCACCCGCAGCAGAGCAAGGTGGGGTGGGGGCATTCCACATGGCAGGAGGCGGTTAAGCTTGCCCAAGCGGCCCAGGTCAAGCAACTGATTTTGTTTCACCATGATCCCAGCCATGATGATGACTGTTTAGATCGCATTGGCGAGTTGGCACGGGCACAATTTCCGCAGACGCTGCTTGCTCGCGAGGGACTCATTATTTCCGTCTATCCAAATGTGATACACTTCCCGGCAACGCCTCAAGCAAGTTAG
- a CDS encoding triacylglycerol lipase, with protein sequence MLPVVVLPGYLAAAPDYYPLRDDLRQLGFVVEVVPLRGRSWLPTLGGRSVAPILRALDTTIQSVLNETGAPSVHLIGHSAGGWISRIYLGDQPYDGKVWAGHKWVHTLITLGTPHRSQERWTRRNLDFVNTTYPGAYYGQIRYVCLAGKAIYGTSRGSFANWLTYQSYKLTCGEGACWGDGVTPVAAAHLEGAENLVYENVLHAPRRRLRDRPDAPWYGSPEIVAHWQQYLRAS encoded by the coding sequence GTGCTGCCTGTCGTTGTTTTACCGGGATATTTAGCGGCTGCCCCTGACTACTACCCCTTGCGGGATGATCTGCGGCAGTTGGGGTTTGTGGTGGAGGTGGTCCCCCTTAGGGGACGCTCGTGGTTGCCGACATTGGGGGGGCGATCGGTGGCGCCAATTCTCCGGGCTCTCGATACCACCATTCAGAGTGTTCTGAATGAAACAGGGGCCCCTTCTGTGCATCTCATTGGTCATTCAGCGGGGGGCTGGATTAGCCGCATTTACCTAGGGGATCAACCCTATGATGGCAAAGTTTGGGCGGGTCACAAATGGGTGCACACGCTAATTACGTTGGGTACTCCCCACCGGAGTCAGGAGCGTTGGACGCGTCGCAATCTGGACTTTGTTAACACCACGTACCCCGGTGCCTATTACGGGCAAATTCGCTATGTGTGTCTGGCGGGCAAAGCAATCTATGGGACATCACGCGGCTCCTTTGCCAATTGGTTGACGTATCAAAGCTATAAACTCACCTGTGGCGAGGGTGCCTGTTGGGGGGATGGGGTGACACCAGTGGCAGCCGCCCACCTCGAAGGGGCAGAGAATCTGGTCTATGAAAATGTGCTTCATGCGCCTCGCCGCCGTTTGCGCGATCGCCCCGATGCCCCTTGGTACGGCTCCCCAGAAATTGTTGCTCATTGGCAGCAGTATCTCAGGGCCAGTTAG
- the trmB gene encoding tRNA (guanosine(46)-N7)-methyltransferase TrmB: MSDRAMAVRVRQHVNPLSQKFQQDIAVPDWSRIYEQPSQPLHLDIGCARGTFLLEMAALYPEQNFLGLEIRYPLVVAANERRDRQQLRNLHYLWGNANVHLPKILGGLPLHTVTIQFPDPWFKRRHHKRRVVTPELVAILAELLPAGGRVVLQSDVFEVAASMVQQFRAHGAFRSTCTDWLPQSPWPIATEREKCVLNKGLAVYRWQFERWAV; this comes from the coding sequence ATGAGCGATCGCGCCATGGCGGTACGGGTGCGACAACACGTTAACCCTCTTAGTCAAAAATTCCAGCAGGACATTGCTGTTCCCGATTGGTCAAGGATTTACGAGCAACCCTCGCAGCCTTTACATCTGGATATTGGCTGTGCAAGGGGGACATTCTTGCTAGAAATGGCAGCACTTTACCCAGAGCAAAATTTTCTGGGTCTGGAAATTCGCTACCCGTTAGTGGTCGCCGCCAATGAGCGGCGCGATCGCCAGCAACTTCGGAACCTCCACTATCTTTGGGGCAATGCCAATGTCCACTTGCCCAAAATTCTCGGCGGCCTCCCCCTGCACACCGTCACGATCCAGTTTCCAGATCCGTGGTTCAAGCGCCGTCACCATAAACGCCGCGTCGTCACCCCTGAACTGGTGGCCATTCTTGCTGAACTCCTGCCCGCTGGTGGACGTGTTGTCCTTCAGTCGGATGTTTTTGAAGTGGCTGCATCAATGGTGCAACAGTTTCGTGCCCATGGCGCCTTTCGCTCAACCTGTACAGATTGGTTACCCCAGAGTCCTTGGCCCATCGCGACAGAACGGGAAAAATGTGTTCTCAATAAAGGATTGGCCGTTTACCGCTGGCAATTTGAGCGGTGGGCTGTCTAA
- a CDS encoding ammonium transporter: protein MKRARRQKRPLLNLDWQPNFRWRSPALVACIPLALIIVTVWGVAAQAQDKPLTPEDVQGVLNTIWVLVAAILVIFMNAGFGMLETGFCRQKNAVNILSKNLIVFALATLAYWAVGFSFMFGTEGNAFIGSGGFFLSSENPETYGLKPFPEGLVISVAFLFQAAFAGTAATIVSGAVAERIKFIDFLIFSLLLTGISYPITGHWVWGGGLLSNISFLGEGVAFKDFAGSTVVHAVGGWSALMGAAFLGPRIGKYAADGTPQALPGHNMGFAMLGCLILWIGWFGFNPGSQLAADQAVPYIAVTTNLAAAAGGIAATITAWLAIGKPDLSMIINGILAGLVSITAGCAGVSYWSAVIIGAIGGVIVVYSVLFFDRIKIDDPVGATSVHLVCGTWGTLAVGLFDKELGLLTGHGVTQLIAQIIGILTIGGFTVLLTSIFWLALKQTLGIRVSEEEELKGLDIGEHGMEAYSGFLKE, encoded by the coding sequence CTGAAACGTGCTAGACGGCAAAAGCGCCCGTTACTAAACCTCGACTGGCAGCCCAATTTTCGTTGGCGATCGCCCGCCCTGGTCGCCTGCATTCCCCTAGCTTTAATCATTGTGACTGTTTGGGGAGTGGCTGCTCAGGCCCAGGATAAACCCCTCACCCCTGAAGACGTTCAAGGAGTGCTCAATACTATTTGGGTATTGGTGGCAGCAATTCTCGTGATTTTCATGAATGCTGGCTTCGGCATGTTGGAAACTGGCTTCTGCCGCCAGAAAAATGCTGTCAACATTCTTTCTAAAAACCTAATTGTTTTTGCCTTGGCCACCCTTGCCTACTGGGCAGTTGGTTTCTCCTTTATGTTTGGTACGGAGGGCAATGCCTTTATCGGCTCAGGGGGCTTCTTCCTCAGCAGTGAAAACCCAGAAACCTATGGCCTGAAGCCCTTTCCAGAGGGATTGGTCATTTCAGTGGCTTTCCTCTTCCAGGCAGCCTTTGCAGGCACAGCGGCGACGATTGTCTCCGGTGCCGTGGCGGAGCGCATTAAATTCATCGACTTTTTGATTTTTAGTCTGCTGCTGACAGGAATCTCCTATCCCATTACCGGTCATTGGGTGTGGGGAGGTGGCCTGCTCAGTAATATCAGCTTCCTGGGCGAGGGGGTGGCTTTCAAGGATTTTGCCGGTTCAACCGTTGTCCATGCAGTGGGCGGTTGGTCTGCGTTAATGGGGGCCGCTTTTTTGGGGCCACGGATTGGCAAATATGCCGCCGACGGTACCCCCCAAGCCTTACCGGGGCACAACATGGGCTTTGCCATGCTGGGGTGTTTGATTCTTTGGATTGGTTGGTTTGGCTTTAATCCTGGCTCACAACTGGCTGCCGACCAAGCAGTCCCCTACATTGCTGTAACCACCAACTTGGCGGCGGCGGCCGGTGGGATTGCGGCAACAATTACCGCTTGGCTAGCTATTGGTAAGCCCGATCTTTCCATGATTATCAACGGTATTCTGGCGGGCCTAGTGTCCATTACAGCAGGCTGTGCAGGTGTATCTTACTGGAGTGCCGTAATCATTGGTGCCATTGGCGGCGTCATTGTGGTCTATTCTGTTCTCTTCTTTGACCGCATCAAAATTGATGATCCCGTCGGTGCCACCTCTGTTCACTTAGTCTGTGGCACTTGGGGCACCCTAGCCGTTGGCTTGTTTGACAAAGAGTTAGGCTTGCTCACCGGCCATGGGGTCACTCAATTGATTGCTCAGATCATCGGTATCTTGACCATCGGTGGCTTTACTGTGCTCCTGACCAGTATCTTTTGGCTAGCCTTAAAACAAACCCTTGGCATTCGTGTTTCCGAAGAAGAGGAACTCAAAGGCTTGGACATCGGCGAGCATGGCATGGAAGCCTACAGCGGTTTCTTGAAGGAGTAA
- a CDS encoding Tab2/Atab2 family RNA-binding protein — protein sequence MDTIWELDFYSRPLVDENNKKIWELLVCDRQQQFQFSKTCAGAEANARWLAAALKEAMVEWRQQLGLAEGVQPQRVRFFRRAMTSIITRGGEAAGLVMVPSRRTFALYDWLRDRATNFYPTLPNYQAELATPPQLMPPAPQPLPSALRGDRWQFSALPLGEIKTAPEWELPFGEVPPLPFLTLSDDVLLPGLIIYSQRALPLAGWLSGLEPASLSFEETPQPLLILETGASDRWVLISGRNPQIQKELAAFKDACTQSQGLHFIAVKEQPTQETLQGFWLLQQTPEI from the coding sequence ATGGATACGATCTGGGAGTTGGATTTTTATTCCCGTCCCCTGGTGGATGAAAACAACAAGAAAATCTGGGAGCTGCTGGTTTGCGATCGCCAGCAACAATTTCAGTTCAGCAAAACCTGTGCAGGAGCTGAAGCCAATGCCCGCTGGTTAGCGGCGGCGCTTAAGGAAGCCATGGTTGAATGGCGACAGCAACTGGGCCTGGCAGAGGGGGTTCAACCCCAGCGAGTGCGTTTTTTTCGCCGAGCCATGACCAGCATTATTACGCGGGGGGGAGAAGCTGCAGGATTAGTGATGGTACCGAGTCGGCGCACGTTTGCCCTCTATGATTGGCTGCGCGATCGCGCCACAAACTTCTATCCAACCCTACCCAACTACCAAGCGGAGCTGGCAACGCCACCCCAGTTGATGCCCCCTGCACCGCAACCTCTACCATCAGCTCTGCGGGGGGATCGCTGGCAATTTAGTGCTCTCCCTCTTGGGGAAATTAAAACGGCCCCTGAATGGGAACTGCCCTTTGGTGAGGTACCACCTCTGCCCTTTTTGACCCTCAGCGACGATGTGCTACTGCCGGGGTTAATTATCTATTCGCAGCGGGCACTGCCCTTGGCGGGTTGGCTATCGGGGTTAGAGCCGGCCTCTCTCAGTTTTGAGGAGACACCGCAGCCGTTGCTGATTTTGGAAACGGGGGCGAGCGATCGCTGGGTTCTCATTAGTGGCCGCAATCCTCAGATTCAAAAGGAACTGGCGGCCTTTAAGGACGCCTGCACCCAAAGCCAAGGACTGCACTTTATCGCAGTCAAGGAACAACCGACACAGGAGACCCTGCAGGGCTTTTGGTTGTTGCAGCAAACTCCTGAAATTTGA
- the dapB gene encoding 4-hydroxy-tetrahydrodipicolinate reductase, with product MSTPIPVIVVGALGKMGREVVKAVHQAPDTALYAVVDRKQVGEDIGKALGLGALEIPISGSLQEVCVAAAQEKQPVVMVDFTHPQAVYENVRMAIAYGVYPVVGTTGLSPEQIEELAEFADKADLGVVIAPNFSIGMVLLQEAAIRASQYFDHVEIIELHHNQKADAPSGTALQTAQRLAELGKTFNLPQVQESEHLTGARGACAAAEIRIHSVRLPGLIAHQEVIFGAPGQIYTLRHDTSDRQCYMPGVLLAIRKVRQLKRLIYGLEKLL from the coding sequence ATGAGTACACCTATTCCAGTCATTGTTGTTGGCGCCCTCGGTAAGATGGGGCGCGAAGTTGTTAAGGCTGTACACCAAGCACCCGACACAGCGCTCTATGCCGTCGTCGATCGCAAGCAGGTGGGAGAAGATATTGGCAAGGCTTTGGGGCTAGGGGCATTAGAAATTCCCATTAGTGGCAGCTTGCAAGAGGTGTGTGTGGCGGCTGCCCAAGAAAAACAACCCGTGGTCATGGTGGACTTCACCCATCCCCAAGCAGTGTACGAGAATGTGCGCATGGCGATCGCCTATGGGGTGTATCCGGTGGTGGGCACAACAGGTCTGAGTCCTGAACAAATTGAGGAACTGGCCGAGTTTGCCGACAAGGCCGATCTGGGGGTGGTGATTGCGCCGAATTTCTCCATTGGCATGGTGCTGCTCCAAGAGGCGGCCATCCGCGCCAGCCAATACTTTGACCATGTGGAGATCATTGAACTCCACCACAATCAAAAAGCCGATGCCCCCAGTGGTACTGCCCTGCAAACCGCACAGCGTTTAGCTGAATTGGGCAAAACCTTTAACCTGCCCCAGGTGCAGGAATCGGAACATCTGACGGGGGCGCGGGGGGCCTGTGCCGCGGCTGAGATTCGCATCCACAGTGTTCGCCTGCCGGGATTAATTGCCCATCAGGAGGTGATTTTTGGGGCACCGGGGCAAATTTATACCCTACGCCATGACACGAGCGATCGCCAGTGCTATATGCCGGGGGTACTGCTTGCCATTCGCAAAGTCAGGCAACTTAAACGCTTGATCTATGGCCTTGAGAAGCTGCTCTAA
- a CDS encoding cupin domain-containing protein produces MVERCQTWTPKRPGYAVCPLDHHNPELASSLYRIEPGQANYPHYHQRGDDIFLIVSGVGELITCPMTPPANSVAATALRRTPVETGSYVHVDAQCLHWLRNLSPDQPLYYLNIAPLSHESDRVDVTIEGWNPKSTYSC; encoded by the coding sequence TTGGTTGAGCGCTGTCAAACTTGGACACCCAAGCGGCCTGGCTATGCCGTTTGTCCCTTGGATCACCATAACCCTGAACTGGCCTCTAGCCTCTACCGCATCGAACCAGGACAAGCCAATTATCCCCACTACCACCAGCGGGGCGATGATATTTTCCTGATTGTGTCGGGTGTGGGTGAGCTCATTACCTGCCCCATGACACCCCCTGCTAACTCGGTGGCTGCCACAGCGTTGAGACGCACTCCCGTAGAAACTGGCTCCTATGTCCATGTGGATGCCCAATGTCTGCATTGGCTGCGGAACTTATCCCCTGATCAGCCCCTGTATTACTTAAATATTGCACCGCTGTCCCACGAGAGCGATCGCGTCGATGTAACCATCGAGGGCTGGAACCCCAAAAGTACTTACTCGTGCTAA
- a CDS encoding protoglobin domain-containing protein — MTIEPINFMATMVRRVQLTDEDKSLLAEAAPWGKEIAPQMADIFYDYLGRDEEMNAILNATEGRIHRLHQTFVDWFYEMFTGMDSWGKAYAERRWKIGLVHVRIGIGPQHVVPAMAVVVNAVRQKLREANKSEALSDALGKICMIDLAFIEQAYFEVSSQAVLKETGWTQALFQRLIATGAAAM; from the coding sequence ATGACAATTGAGCCAATCAATTTCATGGCAACAATGGTACGACGAGTCCAGTTGACCGATGAAGACAAATCGCTGTTAGCTGAGGCCGCCCCTTGGGGGAAAGAAATTGCTCCGCAAATGGCGGATATTTTTTATGACTATCTAGGCCGTGACGAAGAAATGAACGCTATCCTCAATGCCACGGAGGGGCGAATCCATCGTCTGCACCAAACCTTTGTGGACTGGTTTTATGAAATGTTCACAGGAATGGACAGTTGGGGCAAAGCCTATGCTGAGCGACGCTGGAAAATTGGCCTTGTCCATGTGCGCATTGGAATTGGCCCGCAGCACGTGGTGCCTGCAATGGCAGTTGTGGTGAATGCCGTACGCCAAAAATTAAGGGAAGCCAACAAATCCGAAGCCCTCAGTGACGCCCTTGGCAAAATTTGCATGATTGATCTTGCCTTTATTGAGCAGGCCTACTTTGAAGTTTCTTCCCAAGCAGTGCTCAAAGAAACCGGTTGGACACAGGCACTGTTTCAGCGACTCATTGCCACCGGTGCTGCTGCTATGTAG
- a CDS encoding roadblock/LC7 domain-containing protein, producing the protein MPINAAKLEATLQNFVANASNVQGAALVSPDGLTLAATLPGGMDDERVAAMSAAMLSLGERIGRELSRGQVERILVEGSNGYGILTSCTEDAVFLVLADASAKLGIINLEIKNVLAELQNQLTAVSSAVNV; encoded by the coding sequence ATGCCGATTAACGCTGCAAAACTGGAAGCCACACTGCAAAACTTTGTTGCCAATGCCAGTAATGTCCAAGGGGCAGCCCTTGTATCTCCCGATGGTCTGACGCTGGCCGCAACCTTGCCGGGGGGAATGGACGATGAACGGGTGGCTGCAATGTCAGCCGCAATGCTGTCCCTAGGAGAGCGGATTGGCCGAGAACTGAGTCGTGGCCAAGTGGAACGAATTTTGGTTGAGGGAAGCAATGGCTATGGCATTCTCACTAGTTGTACTGAAGATGCGGTCTTTCTGGTGCTAGCGGATGCCTCTGCCAAGTTGGGAATTATCAACCTTGAAATTAAAAATGTGTTGGCCGAGCTGCAAAACCAACTCACGGCTGTGAGTTCGGCAGTGAATGTTTAA
- a CDS encoding ATP/GTP-binding protein, whose amino-acid sequence MEIMRIVITGPVGAGKSTFIRTISEIEPVDTDRKATDEIAAFKEKTTVAMDFGRLQFGPNVALHLYGTPGQERFDFMWDILIRKAHAFILLVSSHRPQDFRAARRILAFMRHRTKIPMLVGLSHADNPNAWPAEEIAIALGYLSPHRRPPMLPVNALEKSSVAAAMMALIQAYTRAQFSQLNHSALTT is encoded by the coding sequence ATGGAAATTATGCGCATTGTCATTACAGGGCCTGTAGGGGCAGGCAAGTCCACATTCATCCGCACTATTAGCGAAATTGAACCAGTGGATACGGATCGCAAGGCAACGGATGAAATTGCTGCTTTCAAGGAAAAGACAACAGTGGCGATGGATTTTGGGCGGCTTCAGTTTGGCCCCAATGTTGCCCTGCATCTGTATGGCACCCCTGGCCAAGAACGCTTTGACTTTATGTGGGATATTCTCATTCGCAAAGCCCATGCCTTTATCCTGCTGGTGAGTTCTCACCGTCCCCAAGATTTTCGAGCGGCACGCCGGATTTTGGCCTTTATGCGCCATCGCACAAAGATTCCGATGCTAGTGGGTCTGAGCCATGCCGATAATCCCAATGCTTGGCCTGCTGAAGAGATCGCGATCGCCCTTGGCTACCTAAGTCCCCATCGTCGCCCACCGATGCTGCCAGTCAATGCCTTGGAGAAGTCTTCTGTTGCTGCGGCCATGATGGCACTCATTCAAGCCTATACCCGTGCCCAATTCTCGCAATTAAACCACAGTGCACTCACCACTTAG
- a CDS encoding DUF4388 domain-containing protein: MKITGYLSEFSLGEIFRFLEQGQKTGCLSIKPVEMVGMMPLIPQAQEYYIFFRLGQIVAATTSLDHQGLQRLIEQRGWLRPTTIQRLLPFCSLTGSLGLCLKTQGALDPEQLQLLFKQQVLTPIPQLFSLNEGWFKFDANHPLPFHEMTGLSASPMDISLAGLRLLRDWTALMDKLPLPSSAIASTIQGQPPYRLNRHEWQVWEYAKGTMTLQEISNALNLPILEVQKICFRLTVVGIAEEIAGISAPSATEPALSETTEISSSFLEGLLTFLKTKTHANASYGAKGNDTTL; encoded by the coding sequence ATGAAAATTACAGGTTATCTATCGGAATTCTCCTTGGGGGAAATTTTTCGTTTTCTGGAGCAAGGGCAAAAAACAGGCTGCCTCTCGATTAAACCAGTGGAAATGGTAGGGATGATGCCACTCATCCCCCAGGCGCAGGAGTACTATATTTTCTTTCGCTTAGGTCAGATTGTGGCAGCAACAACAAGCTTAGATCATCAAGGACTGCAACGGCTCATTGAGCAGCGGGGATGGCTCCGTCCCACAACGATCCAACGCCTCCTGCCCTTTTGTTCCCTCACGGGTTCCCTTGGCCTCTGCCTAAAAACACAGGGTGCCCTTGACCCGGAACAACTTCAGTTACTGTTTAAGCAGCAGGTACTGACACCGATTCCTCAGCTCTTTAGTCTCAATGAGGGCTGGTTCAAGTTTGATGCCAACCATCCGCTGCCCTTTCATGAAATGACGGGACTCAGTGCCTCACCGATGGACATTTCCTTAGCGGGTCTACGACTCCTGCGGGATTGGACAGCCTTGATGGATAAGCTGCCCTTGCCCAGTTCAGCGATCGCCAGCACAATTCAGGGACAGCCCCCCTACCGTCTAAATCGCCATGAGTGGCAAGTGTGGGAGTACGCCAAAGGCACAATGACGCTTCAGGAAATTAGCAATGCTTTGAACTTACCGATTCTGGAGGTACAGAAAATCTGCTTCCGTTTAACGGTGGTGGGCATTGCCGAAGAAATTGCGGGCATTAGTGCACCCTCTGCTACTGAGCCTGCACTTAGTGAAACGACAGAAATCAGCAGCTCCTTTTTGGAGGGACTCCTGACATTCCTAAAAACGAAAACCCATGCGAACGCTTCCTATGGAGCCAAAGGGAATGATACAACGCTTTGA
- a CDS encoding hemerythrin family protein, with amino-acid sequence MIQRFEWTDRLSTGVPTIDIQHKELVTAMNDLADAIEQGRGASRIKQLIVFMKYYAEWHFEHEESCAKKYQCPLAEVNHRAHEQFIGLFEELQQQYRHSQADESVAVMIHDKLAHWLVNHIMKIDKEIGQHICAHR; translated from the coding sequence ATGATACAACGCTTTGAATGGACAGATCGCCTGAGTACTGGCGTGCCGACAATTGACATTCAGCACAAGGAGCTAGTGACCGCGATGAATGATCTTGCCGATGCCATTGAACAGGGGCGGGGGGCTTCTCGGATTAAACAGCTCATTGTGTTTATGAAATACTACGCTGAGTGGCACTTTGAGCACGAGGAAAGCTGTGCCAAGAAATATCAGTGTCCTCTCGCAGAGGTCAACCATCGCGCCCATGAACAATTCATAGGGCTCTTTGAGGAGCTGCAGCAGCAGTATCGCCACAGTCAAGCGGATGAGTCTGTTGCCGTGATGATTCATGATAAATTGGCGCATTGGTTGGTCAACCATATCATGAAAATTGATAAAGAGATTGGCCAGCATATCTGTGCCCACCGCTAG
- a CDS encoding DUF167 domain-containing protein — MSKKHVIVKPNARQSSVSITPEGQLLVAVRAPASDGKANQELIAVLAEYFRVPKSRIQLVKGYTSRHKVIELLD; from the coding sequence ATGAGTAAAAAGCACGTCATTGTCAAACCCAATGCACGGCAATCTTCTGTCTCGATTACCCCTGAAGGTCAACTTCTGGTTGCGGTGCGTGCCCCGGCCAGTGATGGCAAAGCCAATCAGGAACTTATTGCCGTCTTAGCAGAGTATTTTCGGGTACCCAAGTCGCGTATTCAGTTGGTTAAAGGTTACACCAGTCGCCATAAGGTGATTGAACTGCTGGATTAA